In Novipirellula artificiosorum, the following proteins share a genomic window:
- a CDS encoding alpha-L-fucosidase codes for MQSTANRRNVVAILAMFSVLISCNTSLSLDNEQVAETSAERDARMQWWREARFGMFIHWGFYAVPAGVHNGQIVDASHGSEWIQCDALLSREQYEPYAAQFNPVDFDAEAWVRLAREAGMKYLVITSKHHDGFSMYDSAVSDYNIVKSTPFDRDPLKKLSEACQKQGVHFGVYYSQLDWHHPAQENDPQREERNAYRFNRIRPGMKDAYIADMKAQLKELIQDYHVEVLFFDGEWVPWWTQQDGRDLMQYVRSLNPAIIVNNRIGKRKKEDGDYGTPEQKIPAAGLDYDWETCMTLNGTWGYKSYDHKWKTTEDLIHKLVDIASKGGNFLLNVGPDAKGIIPGPSAERLREIGQWLAMNGEAVYATRLWNPTAQFDPDAGADAFGPGPEEVADALPTADDSRKGDTVRFTRKDDVLYAVLLEWPADGKVVLKQLARGRTASPIAAVDLLGSTTALTWNCDREGLHVELPKQKPCQHAWVLKVVGEAARLHE; via the coding sequence ATGCAAAGCACAGCGAACCGAAGAAACGTCGTGGCGATTCTTGCCATGTTCTCCGTTCTGATTTCCTGCAACACGTCCCTCTCGCTCGACAATGAACAGGTGGCCGAGACGTCCGCAGAGCGAGATGCTCGCATGCAATGGTGGCGTGAGGCTCGATTCGGCATGTTTATTCACTGGGGTTTCTATGCCGTCCCGGCCGGTGTGCACAATGGCCAGATCGTCGACGCCAGCCACGGATCCGAGTGGATCCAGTGTGATGCTTTGTTATCCCGAGAGCAGTACGAACCCTATGCGGCGCAGTTCAACCCCGTCGACTTCGATGCGGAAGCGTGGGTCCGATTGGCTCGCGAGGCAGGCATGAAGTACTTGGTCATCACGTCCAAACACCATGATGGCTTTTCGATGTATGACTCAGCCGTCAGCGATTACAACATTGTCAAATCAACTCCGTTTGATCGCGATCCGCTCAAAAAACTGTCAGAAGCGTGTCAGAAACAGGGCGTTCACTTCGGCGTCTACTACTCGCAACTGGATTGGCATCACCCCGCCCAGGAGAACGATCCGCAGCGAGAAGAACGCAATGCTTATCGGTTCAATCGCATACGTCCAGGAATGAAGGATGCGTACATCGCGGACATGAAGGCGCAGCTAAAGGAGTTGATCCAGGATTATCACGTCGAAGTGCTGTTCTTTGATGGCGAATGGGTGCCCTGGTGGACTCAACAGGATGGTCGCGATTTGATGCAGTACGTGCGTTCGCTGAATCCGGCAATCATCGTTAACAATCGGATTGGCAAACGAAAAAAAGAAGATGGTGACTACGGAACTCCCGAGCAAAAAATCCCCGCTGCAGGACTGGACTATGACTGGGAAACCTGCATGACCTTGAACGGAACCTGGGGCTACAAGAGTTATGATCACAAATGGAAAACGACCGAAGACCTCATTCATAAGCTCGTGGACATCGCAAGCAAAGGGGGGAATTTTCTGTTAAATGTCGGGCCGGATGCAAAAGGGATTATCCCGGGCCCCAGCGCAGAGCGACTTCGTGAAATTGGCCAATGGTTGGCGATGAACGGCGAAGCGGTTTATGCGACCCGGCTGTGGAATCCAACCGCCCAATTCGATCCCGACGCTGGCGCCGATGCTTTTGGCCCCGGACCCGAGGAAGTGGCCGATGCGCTCCCAACGGCTGATGACTCGCGCAAGGGAGACACGGTCCGGTTCACTCGTAAAGACGACGTGCTGTACGCGGTGCTGCTTGAATGGCCAGCGGATGGCAAGGTCGTACTCAAACAACTTGCTCGTGGACGCACGGCTTCACCGATCGCTGCTGTGGACTTGCTCGGTTCGACAACGGCATTGACATGGAACTGTGACCGAGAGGGGCTGCATGTTGAACTTCCCAAGCAAAAACCTTGTCAGCATGCCTGGGTGCTGAAGGTGGTGGGTGAAGCAGCAAGGCTCCACGAATAG
- a CDS encoding glycosyl hydrolase, protein MLSSTANAQHSASRSNALESGFLDPPRQAKPSAYWLWLNGYANRDYFDQELREFADKGVGGLCIFDMGGRGDADFLPPAGPAFMGEESVETIAKATEAARRHGLDVQLAAASSWDLGGPWVRPEHASMALYRTETRTEGPRQFNAALPFPELPTQVPRREDGEPAFYRDVAVLAVPETTRLPGHEFVFRLPRGDVHRIDHVVLYNAEADTPNQDGDTNCFSKDFTVAISTTRPKRSEFHQILAGSLLPNTQPQRFDFDVTDARYVRLTLLQGQHPTTDQVQLAEFEIYSTDGINIGGSKSTDSTRDPAELISYSSEAAAGGQWTAANLHDGDKSGPDGIWSFAGPPPIIIPDKSEIIDVTNLLSAEGRFSWSVPEGKWTIMRFVCANTGERLKIPSPNSDGLATDHFNADATRTFLQTMIDRLEKRLGNLSEAGIKQLYLPSYEVVGAKWTADFLNQFQRYRGYDMTRYLPVFAGCIVESEDNTERFLYDFEKTLGELLVDAYYRTASATARKAGLGIEAEAGGPGPPTHNVPVDALQALGAIDEMRGEFWPWRTQRNGLWVVKETACAAHVYGHRRVHMEAFTGFYHWASGPHFLKSSADRAFCEGMNHVVWHTASHQPPEAGQPGWVYGAGTHLTPNLIWWPMAAPFLNYLSRCSFLLQQGLFVGDVCYYYGDQGSNFVPPKHVIPSLGLGYDYDVASAEVVLSRMSVSNGRITLPDGMQYEILVLPNREEIDLAVLHKVEQLVRQGATIVGPKPIRTGGLTDHQRRDRQVKGLADEIWGACNGQSVTHVRYGKGHVYWGPSEREILLARNIPPDFQFVGEHDDCRLDYIHRRVPDADIYFVRNTKSEPARVRASFRVTGKAPEFWFPDSGEIRPCGVYQQDERVLHVPLSLDAKDSLFVVFRDRPPHPHLTVAAEGVEVLGTPGEPMRFISHQNGFYQFTKSDGQELSASVEGLPEAIELTQPWKLKFLSGRGAPESIDVEELQSWTDFNQQSIKYYSGIARYETSFNVPDSWMAEGRGIQLDLGNVWTVGRVRINGNAWSVRWKPPYSLDVSAWIQPGKNQLVVEVANTWSNRLVGDAQLPIEQRIGRTNITRSGTPGKPWKQVPLHVSGLMGPVRLVPTQETILP, encoded by the coding sequence ATGCTGTCATCCACCGCAAATGCCCAGCACAGCGCCTCGCGATCGAATGCACTCGAGTCCGGTTTCTTGGATCCACCGCGGCAGGCGAAGCCTTCGGCGTATTGGTTATGGCTGAACGGCTATGCGAATCGTGACTACTTCGATCAAGAGCTGCGTGAGTTCGCCGACAAGGGCGTGGGAGGTCTGTGCATTTTCGACATGGGCGGGCGCGGGGATGCCGATTTCTTGCCTCCCGCCGGTCCAGCGTTCATGGGCGAGGAATCCGTCGAGACGATCGCGAAGGCGACCGAGGCAGCAAGGCGACATGGACTGGACGTCCAATTGGCCGCCGCCAGCAGTTGGGACCTCGGCGGACCTTGGGTGAGACCGGAACACGCCAGTATGGCCCTCTACCGTACCGAGACACGAACCGAAGGCCCTCGCCAATTCAACGCTGCGCTGCCATTCCCCGAACTGCCCACCCAAGTCCCCCGTCGAGAGGATGGGGAGCCTGCATTTTACCGCGACGTGGCCGTTTTGGCGGTGCCGGAAACCACGCGGCTGCCTGGGCACGAGTTTGTCTTTCGCCTGCCCCGCGGCGACGTCCACCGTATTGATCACGTGGTGCTGTACAACGCAGAAGCCGACACCCCCAATCAGGATGGAGACACAAATTGCTTCAGCAAGGACTTTACGGTCGCCATCAGCACGACGCGCCCCAAACGTTCGGAATTTCATCAGATCCTTGCCGGATCGTTGCTGCCAAACACGCAACCACAGCGGTTTGATTTTGACGTGACCGATGCCCGCTACGTTCGATTGACCCTTCTTCAGGGACAGCATCCCACGACGGATCAAGTTCAGTTGGCGGAGTTCGAAATCTACTCAACCGACGGCATCAACATCGGCGGATCCAAGTCGACGGACTCCACACGCGATCCAGCCGAATTGATTTCCTACAGTTCCGAAGCTGCTGCGGGCGGACAATGGACGGCAGCAAACCTACACGATGGCGATAAATCAGGACCGGACGGTATTTGGTCGTTCGCAGGGCCTCCCCCGATCATCATTCCCGACAAATCCGAAATCATCGATGTCACAAACCTCCTTTCCGCAGAGGGTCGTTTTTCTTGGTCGGTCCCCGAGGGGAAATGGACGATCATGCGTTTCGTTTGCGCGAACACCGGCGAACGACTCAAGATCCCCAGCCCAAACTCCGATGGCTTGGCAACGGATCACTTCAACGCCGATGCGACCCGCACGTTCCTTCAGACGATGATCGACCGACTGGAAAAGCGTTTAGGCAATCTCAGCGAAGCCGGAATCAAGCAGTTGTACTTACCGAGCTATGAAGTCGTCGGTGCCAAATGGACGGCTGACTTTCTCAATCAATTCCAACGCTATCGCGGCTACGACATGACTCGCTATCTGCCGGTGTTCGCGGGTTGCATTGTTGAGAGCGAAGACAACACCGAGCGATTTCTGTACGACTTTGAGAAGACGCTTGGCGAATTGTTGGTCGATGCCTATTACCGAACAGCCAGTGCAACCGCGAGAAAAGCGGGTTTGGGGATCGAAGCCGAGGCGGGGGGGCCAGGGCCGCCGACTCACAACGTTCCGGTGGACGCGCTGCAGGCACTCGGCGCGATCGATGAAATGAGAGGAGAGTTCTGGCCTTGGCGGACACAGCGCAACGGTCTCTGGGTCGTCAAAGAGACCGCCTGTGCCGCCCATGTCTACGGGCATCGACGTGTCCACATGGAGGCGTTCACCGGTTTCTACCACTGGGCCAGCGGTCCCCATTTCCTGAAATCCTCGGCGGATCGAGCCTTTTGTGAAGGGATGAATCATGTTGTTTGGCATACCGCTTCGCATCAACCCCCGGAAGCGGGACAACCGGGGTGGGTTTACGGTGCGGGAACACACTTGACGCCGAATCTGATTTGGTGGCCGATGGCCGCGCCGTTTCTGAATTACCTGTCACGCTGCTCGTTTCTGCTGCAGCAAGGACTCTTTGTAGGCGACGTGTGCTACTACTATGGCGACCAGGGATCGAACTTCGTACCGCCCAAGCACGTCATCCCGTCACTCGGACTCGGTTACGACTATGACGTCGCCAGTGCAGAAGTGGTGCTTTCTCGCATGTCCGTCAGTAACGGTCGAATTACGCTTCCTGATGGGATGCAGTACGAAATTTTGGTGCTGCCCAACCGAGAGGAGATCGACTTGGCGGTGTTGCACAAAGTGGAGCAGTTGGTTCGCCAGGGGGCGACCATCGTCGGTCCCAAGCCGATTCGCACCGGTGGACTAACCGATCACCAACGGCGTGATCGACAAGTCAAAGGATTGGCGGACGAAATTTGGGGAGCATGCAACGGTCAATCGGTGACGCATGTTCGCTATGGCAAGGGTCACGTTTATTGGGGACCGTCCGAACGTGAGATCTTGCTTGCACGAAACATACCACCGGACTTTCAATTCGTCGGCGAGCACGACGATTGTCGGCTGGACTACATTCATCGTCGGGTTCCAGACGCGGACATCTATTTTGTTCGCAACACGAAATCCGAACCTGCGCGAGTCCGAGCCAGCTTTCGTGTAACCGGTAAGGCACCGGAGTTTTGGTTCCCGGACTCGGGTGAGATCCGGCCTTGCGGGGTGTATCAGCAAGATGAGCGTGTCCTGCACGTTCCCTTATCGCTCGACGCGAAAGACAGTCTATTCGTTGTCTTTCGCGACCGTCCGCCACACCCACACCTCACCGTAGCCGCCGAAGGCGTCGAAGTGCTTGGCACACCCGGTGAACCGATGCGGTTCATCTCGCACCAGAACGGTTTCTACCAGTTCACGAAATCCGATGGACAAGAGCTGTCAGCAAGTGTCGAGGGATTGCCTGAGGCCATCGAGCTGACTCAGCCCTGGAAGTTGAAATTTCTCAGCGGTCGCGGAGCTCCCGAATCGATCGATGTCGAGGAGCTCCAATCCTGGACCGACTTCAACCAGCAAAGCATTAAATACTATTCCGGCATCGCGCGCTATGAAACGAGCTTCAATGTTCCCGATTCGTGGATGGCGGAGGGACGCGGAATCCAGCTGGACCTAGGAAACGTGTGGACCGTTGGACGCGTCAGGATCAATGGCAACGCCTGGTCCGTTAGGTGGAAACCACCCTATTCGCTGGACGTCTCAGCATGGATCCAACCCGGCAAAAATCAGCTCGTCGTTGAGGTCGCGAACACTTGGTCCAACCGCCTTGTCGGAGACGCGCAGCTTCCAATCGAGCAACGGATAGGGCGGACCAATATCACTCGCTCTGGCACACCTGGAAAACCATGGAAACAAGTTCCGCTGCACGTCTCAGGGCTGATGGGCCCCGTGCGACTTGTGCCAACCCAGGAAACGATCCTTCCTTGA
- a CDS encoding GlsB/YeaQ/YmgE family stress response membrane protein: protein MNITGLVVALLIGAVAGFLAGKIVRGSGFGLVGDIIVGILGALVFGALFGSFNLLHSAILNEIAGGTIGAVILLFVIRLFKKAA from the coding sequence GTGAATATCACGGGATTAGTCGTTGCATTATTGATTGGCGCGGTCGCTGGTTTCCTGGCGGGCAAGATTGTCCGAGGTAGTGGCTTTGGGCTGGTTGGCGATATCATCGTTGGGATCTTGGGTGCCTTGGTCTTTGGTGCTCTGTTCGGCAGCTTCAATCTACTTCATTCGGCGATTTTGAATGAAATAGCGGGTGGAACGATCGGGGCCGTGATCCTGCTGTTCGTGATTCGGCTATTCAAGAAAGCAGCATAG
- the budA gene encoding acetolactate decarboxylase — MPLLNQSTKWLICVSLGVASCFAAPRVFAQEKSVVKMDDAAANLRADRTETYYQYSIWGAFVNRVFEGFLPVEELKQQGDIGLGSFTKLDGEMVMLDGVPYKIDETGKVFVPPNDEKLVYANAAYFDEDQSFQLPAVSNFEMLRGIIGDRLPSRNYFYAFKVTGNFKSMKCGGLSRQEPPFKEGLDVLIPARPVFDRENFKGTMVGFFCPSFIGDINVAGFHFHFISDDKQFGGHVLEFDATDVTVAFDQMDEYKFALPNSEAYEQVSFEKSFQYKQK; from the coding sequence ATGCCTCTCTTGAATCAATCTACCAAATGGCTCATTTGCGTTTCTCTCGGGGTCGCTTCGTGCTTCGCGGCTCCGCGCGTTTTTGCACAAGAAAAATCAGTCGTCAAAATGGACGATGCCGCAGCGAACTTACGTGCCGACCGAACCGAGACGTACTACCAATATTCCATCTGGGGCGCGTTTGTTAATCGTGTCTTCGAGGGTTTTCTTCCTGTGGAAGAACTGAAGCAGCAGGGAGATATTGGATTGGGATCATTTACGAAGCTCGATGGCGAGATGGTGATGCTCGATGGAGTGCCCTATAAGATTGATGAGACTGGAAAGGTATTCGTGCCGCCGAATGACGAGAAGTTGGTCTATGCCAATGCCGCCTACTTTGACGAAGATCAGAGTTTCCAGCTACCTGCGGTTTCAAACTTCGAGATGCTACGGGGCATCATTGGCGACCGGCTGCCATCCCGCAACTACTTTTACGCATTTAAGGTCACCGGGAATTTCAAGTCAATGAAGTGTGGTGGCTTGAGTCGCCAGGAACCTCCCTTCAAAGAGGGGTTGGACGTGCTGATTCCCGCTCGCCCGGTTTTCGATCGAGAAAACTTCAAAGGGACGATGGTGGGATTCTTCTGCCCGTCATTCATTGGCGACATCAACGTGGCTGGTTTCCATTTTCACTTCATCTCGGATGACAAACAGTTTGGAGGCCATGTCTTGGAGTTTGATGCAACGGACGTGACCGTCGCGTTTGACCAAATGGATGAATACAAATTTGCCTTGCCCAACTCCGAAGCCTATGAGCAAGTCAGCTTTGAAAAGTCCTTTCAGTACAAACAGAAGTAG
- a CDS encoding DUF5703 domain-containing protein translates to MNASRVFQMKWLIPFVALCGFGMALPTNLDAEQIDRYNVVWDRPSEDATGQMPLGNGDIAAGVYAIEDGELYLLLSKNDAFTYNGDLFKTGRVKVTLRPNPFEQGKPFQQVLDLETGSIRIEADGVHLRIWADAMRPVYHVQIQSPHPVSVRAESDLWERIDGCQWNKTMQPIDPPTQDVRLEQDGSILWSFSVGDRSVYPTELKFYDVEQMASVYPDPYRFNTFGNLLESRNLELSDGALCGDGQVFDLRIHALATQTADPSDWVETIQQQADQQRDSDTDWATHCEWWSAFWDRSWITITDNTLPAEQRGLLGHEGYSAQRKVIDRGAIVAQSYNVFRFLMACQSRGRIQTKFNGGLFTQPLRYDKKPRLRATQRDDGAWISHEDDRLWGRRFTFQNQRLLYWPLLMSGDGDLMKPFFDYYWNMLPMRRAITHAWFGHGGAYYRENLEPTGGERDCGKDGSDVEHKPLKTPPGGNDGSGYYHSYYFTSGLETVAMMIDYVKYSGDQTFQDEVLAPFAREILLFFDKHYGRDLEGKLRIDPAMVLETWWIAVNPAPDVSGLQHCLDELLSMNVGSSEDQRQWARFRKEIPEVHLQKIDGRLAIAPAQSWEMKKNSENGLLYPVFPFRRFGLGLGTRDIVDWTMQHRTNKDRFGYKCWTQDQIHWAFAGNALEARDGLVHRFTHASPLCRFPLYGSEGPDSCPDFDHFGSGSTALQRMLLQEANGKILLLPAWPSNWDAQFKLHLTGKTVVRGQVTDGKLVDWEIEPAARRGDVMVYEPQSVVDHVTTPDNSSRSKD, encoded by the coding sequence ATGAATGCTTCACGGGTGTTTCAAATGAAATGGCTTATTCCATTCGTCGCTCTATGCGGTTTTGGCATGGCGCTGCCGACGAATCTCGATGCGGAGCAAATCGATCGATACAATGTGGTTTGGGACCGTCCATCTGAGGATGCGACTGGACAAATGCCGCTTGGCAACGGAGACATTGCCGCGGGCGTCTATGCCATTGAAGACGGTGAGCTCTACCTGCTTCTGTCGAAGAATGATGCCTTTACCTACAACGGCGATTTGTTTAAGACCGGGCGAGTCAAAGTCACGCTACGCCCCAATCCTTTTGAGCAGGGAAAGCCCTTTCAACAAGTCCTGGATTTAGAAACGGGATCGATCCGAATCGAAGCCGATGGGGTCCACCTTCGGATTTGGGCTGACGCGATGCGTCCGGTCTATCACGTGCAGATCCAATCGCCGCATCCCGTTTCGGTTCGGGCAGAGTCTGATTTGTGGGAGCGAATCGACGGCTGTCAGTGGAACAAGACGATGCAACCGATCGATCCGCCAACGCAAGATGTACGGCTCGAGCAGGACGGAAGTATTCTTTGGTCCTTCTCGGTCGGTGACCGTAGTGTCTATCCGACAGAACTGAAATTCTACGATGTCGAGCAAATGGCATCGGTGTATCCCGACCCGTATCGTTTCAATACCTTTGGCAATCTTTTGGAAAGCCGGAACTTAGAATTGAGCGATGGGGCGTTGTGCGGAGACGGACAGGTTTTTGATCTTCGTATCCATGCACTTGCGACACAGACAGCCGATCCATCGGATTGGGTCGAAACCATTCAACAGCAGGCGGACCAACAGAGGGATTCCGACACGGATTGGGCGACGCATTGCGAGTGGTGGTCCGCATTCTGGGATCGCAGCTGGATCACCATTACCGACAACACGCTACCTGCGGAGCAGCGAGGCCTGCTCGGCCACGAGGGGTATTCGGCACAGCGCAAAGTGATCGACCGTGGCGCCATCGTCGCGCAGAGCTACAACGTCTTCCGATTCCTGATGGCCTGTCAAAGTCGTGGACGAATCCAAACCAAGTTCAACGGAGGACTGTTCACACAGCCCCTACGTTACGACAAGAAGCCACGACTTCGCGCTACACAACGGGACGATGGTGCATGGATCAGCCATGAAGACGATCGGCTTTGGGGACGACGATTCACGTTCCAGAACCAACGCTTGTTGTATTGGCCGTTGTTGATGAGTGGCGATGGTGATTTGATGAAACCGTTCTTTGATTACTACTGGAACATGCTTCCCATGCGCCGAGCCATCACCCACGCTTGGTTCGGCCATGGCGGTGCCTATTATCGCGAGAATTTGGAGCCAACGGGAGGCGAACGTGATTGTGGCAAGGATGGCAGCGACGTCGAGCACAAACCACTGAAGACGCCTCCGGGAGGCAATGACGGTAGTGGCTATTACCATAGTTATTACTTCACCAGCGGTCTTGAAACGGTGGCGATGATGATCGACTACGTCAAGTATTCCGGAGACCAGACTTTTCAAGACGAAGTGTTGGCCCCCTTTGCCCGAGAGATCCTGCTGTTTTTTGACAAGCATTACGGACGCGATCTCGAAGGAAAGCTTCGTATTGATCCTGCCATGGTGCTCGAAACGTGGTGGATCGCAGTCAACCCAGCTCCCGACGTTTCTGGATTGCAACACTGCTTGGACGAACTATTGTCCATGAACGTGGGATCTTCGGAAGATCAAAGGCAGTGGGCACGTTTTCGCAAAGAGATCCCTGAAGTGCACCTTCAAAAAATCGACGGTCGCCTCGCGATTGCGCCCGCTCAGTCTTGGGAAATGAAGAAGAATTCGGAGAACGGTTTGCTCTATCCTGTTTTCCCCTTCCGGCGTTTCGGGTTGGGACTCGGCACCAGGGACATCGTGGATTGGACGATGCAACACCGAACGAATAAAGACCGATTTGGATACAAGTGCTGGACCCAGGACCAGATCCACTGGGCCTTCGCGGGCAATGCATTGGAAGCACGCGATGGCCTCGTCCATCGGTTCACGCACGCATCTCCCTTATGTCGCTTTCCACTCTACGGAAGCGAAGGCCCTGACTCCTGTCCGGACTTTGATCACTTTGGTTCTGGTAGCACGGCACTGCAACGGATGCTTCTTCAAGAAGCCAACGGTAAAATCCTTCTGCTTCCCGCTTGGCCCTCCAACTGGGACGCTCAGTTCAAACTGCACTTGACCGGCAAGACCGTTGTTCGCGGCCAAGTGACGGATGGCAAGCTCGTGGATTGGGAGATTGAACCTGCGGCGCGACGCGGCGATGTAATGGTCTACGAACCCCAATCGGTTGTTGACCATGTAACGACACCCGACAATTCAAGTAGGAGCAAAGACTGA
- a CDS encoding TIGR03032 family protein — MSKSGSNAQNDSSRPPIVLENEPIETDADFAQPDREPRQLDGELAESEAALRSIHTSSVPEILAQLSSSLLVTTYQTGKLVILRNEAGVLNTHFRWFNKPMGMAIQGGRLAVGCANRIQEFHNVPAVATRLEPAGKHDAAWLPRRENVTGDIQIHEMAWIPSETSPLPELWFVNTAFSCLCVRSNEYSFEPRWRPRFLSQYSPDDRCHLNGLTAVNGRVKYVTALGNSNEAFGWRKNKRDGGILIDIDSNEIIARGLSMPHSPRWYDGRLWVLNSGTGGFGMIDVKSGHYEEVAQLPGFTRGLCFRGPFAFVGLSQVRESAVFGGIPLVERLQSSGERSCGVWVVNIQTGQTVGFVKFEDAVQEIFAVELLAGQRFPELIQDDSNILAAAYVLPDEALADVPAAFRIRDGLSD; from the coding sequence ATGTCCAAAAGTGGGTCGAACGCGCAAAACGATTCCAGTAGGCCCCCGATTGTTTTGGAGAACGAACCGATCGAAACCGACGCGGACTTCGCTCAACCCGATCGAGAGCCTCGGCAACTCGACGGCGAATTGGCCGAGAGTGAGGCGGCGCTACGCAGTATTCACACTTCAAGCGTTCCCGAGATTCTGGCGCAACTAAGCTCCTCGCTGCTGGTGACGACCTACCAAACGGGCAAGTTGGTAATCCTGCGGAATGAGGCGGGCGTTCTGAACACTCATTTTCGATGGTTCAACAAGCCGATGGGGATGGCAATTCAAGGTGGCAGATTAGCCGTCGGGTGCGCCAACCGCATTCAGGAATTTCACAACGTTCCAGCGGTAGCGACACGATTGGAGCCAGCAGGAAAGCACGATGCTGCCTGGTTACCACGACGTGAAAACGTGACGGGTGATATTCAGATTCACGAGATGGCATGGATTCCGTCTGAGACCTCGCCCCTACCCGAGTTGTGGTTTGTCAACACGGCGTTCTCCTGCCTTTGCGTGCGCAGCAACGAGTACAGTTTTGAGCCACGTTGGCGCCCCCGGTTCCTTAGCCAGTATTCGCCCGATGATCGCTGCCATCTGAACGGTTTGACTGCGGTAAACGGGCGTGTCAAGTATGTTACGGCTCTTGGCAATTCCAATGAAGCCTTCGGATGGCGTAAAAACAAACGAGATGGTGGGATCCTCATCGACATCGACTCGAACGAAATCATCGCTCGTGGTCTCTCGATGCCGCATTCGCCGCGCTGGTATGACGGACGGCTGTGGGTGCTGAATTCGGGCACCGGCGGCTTTGGAATGATCGACGTAAAAAGTGGCCACTATGAAGAGGTTGCTCAGTTGCCCGGCTTTACGCGTGGGCTCTGCTTTCGGGGCCCCTTCGCTTTTGTTGGACTCTCGCAAGTACGTGAGAGTGCCGTCTTTGGCGGTATTCCTCTCGTTGAACGACTGCAATCCAGTGGCGAGCGGAGCTGCGGTGTCTGGGTCGTGAACATTCAAACCGGACAGACCGTGGGTTTCGTCAAGTTTGAGGATGCCGTGCAGGAAATTTTTGCGGTCGAGTTATTGGCCGGACAGCGGTTCCCTGAGTTGATTCAAGACGACTCAAACATTCTAGCAGCTGCTTATGTACTGCCCGACGAAGCCTTGGCGGACGTTCCAGCAGCCTTCCGTATTCGCGACGGTCTCTCCGATTGA
- a CDS encoding sulfatase/phosphatase domain-containing protein, with product MKRPLLDCLDDAGLRDNTVLIYMGDNGFELGEHGFYDKRDAFEHSIRVPMIARAPGRIAAGTVIDAMVQNIDIAPTLLDLAEVEATEASKFDGQSMRRLWQKGNGHRDTQSTRPWRDHI from the coding sequence ATGAAACGTCCTCTGCTTGATTGTCTCGATGATGCCGGTCTGCGCGATAACACCGTCTTGATTTACATGGGAGACAACGGTTTTGAATTAGGCGAGCATGGGTTTTATGACAAACGAGATGCTTTCGAGCACTCCATACGCGTTCCGATGATCGCCCGCGCGCCGGGGCGAATTGCGGCTGGAACGGTCATCGATGCGATGGTCCAAAACATCGACATCGCGCCGACCCTCTTGGACTTGGCAGAAGTCGAGGCAACGGAAGCGTCAAAGTTTGATGGGCAGTCGATGCGTCGACTCTGGCAAAAAGGAAATGGCCATCGCGACACGCAGTCCACGCGTCCTTGGCGTGATCACATCTAG